The sequence below is a genomic window from Flavobacterium keumense.
TTATTACGATTGCGTTATAAATAATCCTAAATCAACTATACCCAAATAATTATGACAAAAACAAACTTAGTAGGTGCCTTTTTGATTGCTATCAGCTTACTATCTTGCAGCAATCACGACAACAATTCAACAACAGATCTTTATCCGAATGTAACCGCTACTTTTTCCGGAAAAATTGATTTATATAATTTGAGTAATTATGCCAATCAATCTAAACCTGCTTACATAACAAAAGATAATACCGCAGGAAATCCAATAACTGACAAAGGCGCTACCTTAGGAAGAGTTTTATTTTATGATAAAAATTTATCTTCTAATAATACTATTTCTTGTGCTTCTTGCCATATTCAAGCTAATGCTTTTGGTGATACCGAAATTGCTAGTACCGGTGTTAATGGAACCACAACTAGACATGCCATGCGATTAATTAATAGTAGATTCGCCAACGAAACTAAGTTTTTTTGGGATGAAAGAGCTGCTACCTTGGAAACACAAGCCTCTGAACCTATCAAAAATCATATAGAAATGGGATTTAGTGGTACTAGTGGAGATGGTTCAATAAGTACATTAATTGCAAAATTACAAGGCATCGGATATTACAAAGAACTTTTTAAATACGTGTATGGCTCAGAAGAAATAACCGAGAATAAATTACAATTGGCATTAGCACAATTTGTTAGAAGCATTCAATCATTTGACTCAAAATACGATACTGGCAGAGCGGCAGTACAGAATGACAACCAAGCTTTTCCGAACTTTACCGCTCAAGAAAATCAAGGGAAAAATTTATTCTTAGCACCTCCTGTATTTGACGCTAATGGAATTAGGACATCTGGCGGACTTGGATGTGCTGGATGCCACGCTCCTCCTGAATTTGACATCGACCCTAACACAAAAAACAATGGGGTAATTGGAATTTTAAATGGTACTGGCATAGATATTAGCAATACAAAAGCCCCTTCATTAAGAGACTTAGTAAAATCCGATGGTACTCCAAATGGTCCTATGATGCATACTGGTAATTTTACAACATTGCAAAACGTTATTGGTCATTACGGAAATATAAATATAGCTCCAAGAAATACTAATCTAGACCCGAGATTAACCCCAAATGGATTTGGGCAGCAATTAAATTTAACAGCAACTGAAGTAAATGCACTGATTGCCTTTATAAAAACATTAACAGGTACTAATGTATACACGGATCCTAAATGGTCTAGCCCATTCAAATAATAAAAGCGCCCATTTTTGTATGGGCGCTTTCGTTATATAAAAAATGTAGAAAATTAAAAGGCTACATTCCACCTTGGTAATCGGTTATTTTCATCTAGAAAATTTTGCAAAATTTGCCCTTCTATATAAGTAGGAATTACTTTTACTTTATCATTAAAAGTAGTGTACCAAAGCACTTCTAAACGTTCAATATTTTCCAATTTCATTTGAGCTGGCCAAGAATATTTTCTTCCCGTTTTAGCAAAATTGATGACCGTTTACAATTTTGTCATACAAACCGCCATTCTTACTTTTTAAAGTTCCATTATTTTGAACAGTTCCTGTAGAACCTACCATAATCAATTCTTTTTCTTCACCATCAATAGAATACACCAAGAAAATTCCACTAGCTGTTTCTGGAGCATTACATACTTCTTCCAAACTATCTTCTTGAACAAAAGTAAAACTATTACTTTCTTTAAACTTTTTTAATTCTTTATACATTTTATATTACTGCATTTATTAAACAAAATACCCCACGAAACCGTGAGGTATTTTACATTCTATATTAAGTTTAGGACTAACCTAAAACTTCTTTTACTTTTTTACCAATTTCAGCTGGAGAATCCACTACGTGAATTCCGTTCTCTCTCATAATTTGTTTTTTAGCTTCAGCTGTATCATCAGAACCACCAACAATAGCACCTGCATGTCCCATTGTACGTCCTGCTGGAGCTGTAACTCCTGCTATAAATCCAACTACTGGTTTACGGTTTCCATCGGCTTTGATCCATTTAGCAGCATCTGCTTCTAATTGACCTCCAATTTCTCCAATCATAACGATACAATTGGTTTCTGGATCGTTCATTAACAATTCAACTGCTTCTTTGGTAGTAGTTCCAATAATTGGATCTCCACCAATTCCAATAGCAGTAGTAATTCCTAATCCTTGTTTAGCTACTTGATCAGCTGCTTCATAAGTTAAAGTACCTGATTTAGATACGATACCTACTGTTCCTTTTTTGAAAACAAAACCTGGCATAATTCCCACCTTAGCTTCACCTGCAGTGATAACACCCGGACAGTTAGGCCCTATAAGTCTTGCATTTCTTTCTTTAACATAGCTATTGGCTTTAATCATATCTGCTACAGGAATTCCTTCTGTAATAGCAATAATTACTTTGATTCCAGCATCAGCAGCCTCCATAATTGCATCGGCAGCAAAAGCTGGCGGAACGAAAATGATTGAAGTATCAGCACCTGCTTGTTCTACAGCATCCTTTACAGTATTAAAAACAGGACGATCTAAATGCGTAGTTCCTCCTTTTCCTGGAGTTACACCACCTACAACGTTAGTACCATATTCAATCATCTGAGAAGCGTGAAACGTTCCTTCGCTCCCAGTAAATCCTTGAACAATTATTTTGGAATTTTTATTAACTAAAACACTCATGATATATTTTTTATATGATTTTAAAAATTGTTATACAAAAGTACGGTTTTGAAATTATTTTTGAACTTTTTAATTGAAAATAAATTAAGAAATTTGACTCATTTGATATCCTCTGTACAATTTATTATCTTTTATTTGCCAAATTACTATAAAATTTGCTAAAAACATCTCTTCTCTTGGATTTTCAATAGTCTTTACATAATGCGAATAGCGAACAGAAACCAAGTCGTTTTCAGAAAGAATATGACTAATTCTAACTTTAGAACGCACGTACGCTTTATTCAATTCACCAGCTAAGTTAACAATAGAATCGTAATTCATTTGAACAAATCCTTTACTGCTGTTCCAATCCAAAATAATTTCGGGATGCAAAAAATCTTTCATGACTTCGGCATCGATCAAGGCATCTGATTTGTAAAAACTTTGCACTAATTTTTTAGCAGACATTATTTCAATTTATTTAATAGTTCAGGTATTTTTTTAATATTGGCCAATTGTTTCAATTTCTCTCTTGATTCTTCTATTGGAGTTCCAAAATACGATTTTCCTCCTTCAATAGATTTGGTCACTCCAGTTTGCCCCATTACTACTGCTTTTGTACCAATTGTGATTCCACTTGTAGTTCCTACTTGCCCCCAAAGTGTCACTTCATCTTCAATAACCACACAACCAGCAATACCAGTTTGAGAAGCTATTAAACATTTTTTCCCAATTACGGTATCATGACCAACATGTACTTGGTTGTCTAATTTACTTCCTTCTCCGATGGTTGTATCTCCTGTAACTCCTTTGTCAATGGTACAAAGTGCACCAATACCAACATTATTTTCAATAACTACTCTTCCTCCCGAAAGTAATTGATCAAAACCTTCTGGACGTTTCTTGTAATAAAAAGCATCTCCACCAATCACGGTTCCTGCATGAACAATTACATTATCGCCAATTATCGTATGGTCATAAATGGCAACGTTAGAATGAATTAAACAATTATTTCCAATCACAACATGATTACCAATAAATGTATTGGGTTGTATTATAGTACCTTGACCAATTTTTGCCGAAGGCGAAATAGATACATTTGAAGATTGAAAAGGCATAAAATGTCTTGTCAATAGATTAAAATCTCTAAATGGATCTTCTGAAATTAATAAAGCTTTACCTTCTGGACACTCTACTTCTTTATTAATTAAAATGATGGTAGCTTTGGACTGTAATGCCTTGTCGTAATATTTAGGATGATCTACAAAGACAATATCTCCTGGTTCTACCACATGAATTTCGTTCATTCCCAAAACAGGAAAACTAGCATCCCCAACAAAATCACATTGAATTATGTTGGCAATTTCTTTTAAAGTTTGTGGTTTTGGAAATTTCATGTGCTATAAAATAATTAAGGTTGATAACACAAGTGCGATCAACCTTTTATAATTTTTGGATTACTTTATTCTTTTACACGTTCCATATAAGAACCTGTAGCAGTGTCAATTTTAATTTTATCCCCTTCGTTAATAAACAAAGGAACGTTTACTGTTGCACCTGTTTCTACTGTTGCAGATTTGGTAGCGTTAGTTGCTGTATTTCCTTTTACACCTGGTTCAGCATAAGTCACTTCTAAAATAATAGAAGCCGGCATATCTACAGAAAGTGGTGCTTCAGTTTCAGCATTAATCTGGATCATTACATTAGTTCCTTCTTTCAATAAATCTGGATTATCTAATACATTTTTATTCAAGGTAATTTGTTCAAAAGACTCATTATTCATAAAATGAAATTGATCTCCTTCTGCATAAAGATATTGGAATGTATGAGTTTCTACACGAACTTCATCAATTTTATGACCCGCAGAAAAAGTGTTATCTAATACTTTTCCGTTAGTCAAAGATTTCAATTTTGTTCTTACAAAAGCAGGACCTTTACCTGGTTTTACATGAAGAAATTCAATGATTTTGTAAATATCGTTATTGTATTTAATACATAATCCGTTTCTAATATCTGATGTACTTGCCATTTTAAATTGTATTTGTTATTTAATCTAATTTTATTAATAATTTCCGCTATATCCTTTCATTACTCCTCTTGACGAATTTCGAATAAAATCTAGTATTTCATCACGTTCTGGAGTAGCTTCCATCTCTGCCTCAATAATACCAATTGCTTGGGTAGTATTGTAATTTTTTTGATACAGAATACGGTAGATATCTTGAATTTCTCTAATTTTTTCTGTTGTAAAACCTCTTCGTCTTAAGCCAATAGAATTAATTCCCACATAAGACAACGGCTCTTTGGCTGCTTTTGTAAAAGGCGGAACATCTTTTCTTACCAATGAACCTCCAGAAATCATAGCATGGTCACCAATATGTATGAATTGATGTACTGCTGCTAAACCTCCAATGACAGCATAATTACCCACAATAACATGTCCTGCCAAAGCAACTCCATTTACAATGATGGCATTATTTCCTACAACACAATCGTGAGCAATATGTGCATAAGCCATTACTAAACAATTATCTCCAATAACCGTCTGTCCGGAGGCAACAGTTCCTCTATTGATGGTAACACATTCTCTAATAGTACAATTATCTCCTATAATTGCTAAGGAATCTTCACCTCCAAATTTTAAATCTTGAGGTACTGCTGAAATAACTGCTCCTGGAAAAATATTACAATTTTTTCCAATTCTGGCACCTTCCATTATCGTAACATTGGAACCAATCCAAGTACCATCACCAATAACTACATTGTTATGGATTGTTGTGAAAGGCTCTATAACTACATTTTTGGCAATTTTAGCGCCAGGATGAACATATGCTAACGGTTGATTCATCTGTTTCGTTTTATAATTTCTATTAATTAGAAAATTCGCAGTAAAACTACAGCGAATTTTCTAAATTTTATTGTTTTTTAGCGATTTGTGCCATTAATTCTGCTTCTGCCACTAA
It includes:
- a CDS encoding cytochrome-c peroxidase, producing MTKTNLVGAFLIAISLLSCSNHDNNSTTDLYPNVTATFSGKIDLYNLSNYANQSKPAYITKDNTAGNPITDKGATLGRVLFYDKNLSSNNTISCASCHIQANAFGDTEIASTGVNGTTTRHAMRLINSRFANETKFFWDERAATLETQASEPIKNHIEMGFSGTSGDGSISTLIAKLQGIGYYKELFKYVYGSEEITENKLQLALAQFVRSIQSFDSKYDTGRAAVQNDNQAFPNFTAQENQGKNLFLAPPVFDANGIRTSGGLGCAGCHAPPEFDIDPNTKNNGVIGILNGTGIDISNTKAPSLRDLVKSDGTPNGPMMHTGNFTTLQNVIGHYGNINIAPRNTNLDPRLTPNGFGQQLNLTATEVNALIAFIKTLTGTNVYTDPKWSSPFK
- the sucD gene encoding succinate--CoA ligase subunit alpha translates to MSVLVNKNSKIIVQGFTGSEGTFHASQMIEYGTNVVGGVTPGKGGTTHLDRPVFNTVKDAVEQAGADTSIIFVPPAFAADAIMEAADAGIKVIIAITEGIPVADMIKANSYVKERNARLIGPNCPGVITAGEAKVGIMPGFVFKKGTVGIVSKSGTLTYEAADQVAKQGLGITTAIGIGGDPIIGTTTKEAVELLMNDPETNCIVMIGEIGGQLEADAAKWIKADGNRKPVVGFIAGVTAPAGRTMGHAGAIVGGSDDTAEAKKQIMRENGIHVVDSPAEIGKKVKEVLG
- a CDS encoding nuclear transport factor 2 family protein codes for the protein MSAKKLVQSFYKSDALIDAEVMKDFLHPEIILDWNSSKGFVQMNYDSIVNLAGELNKAYVRSKVRISHILSENDLVSVRYSHYVKTIENPREEMFLANFIVIWQIKDNKLYRGYQMSQIS
- a CDS encoding UDP-3-O-(3-hydroxymyristoyl)glucosamine N-acyltransferase — protein: MKFPKPQTLKEIANIIQCDFVGDASFPVLGMNEIHVVEPGDIVFVDHPKYYDKALQSKATIILINKEVECPEGKALLISEDPFRDFNLLTRHFMPFQSSNVSISPSAKIGQGTIIQPNTFIGNHVVIGNNCLIHSNVAIYDHTIIGDNVIVHAGTVIGGDAFYYKKRPEGFDQLLSGGRVVIENNVGIGALCTIDKGVTGDTTIGEGSKLDNQVHVGHDTVIGKKCLIASQTGIAGCVVIEDEVTLWGQVGTTSGITIGTKAVVMGQTGVTKSIEGGKSYFGTPIEESREKLKQLANIKKIPELLNKLK
- the efp gene encoding elongation factor P, which translates into the protein MASTSDIRNGLCIKYNNDIYKIIEFLHVKPGKGPAFVRTKLKSLTNGKVLDNTFSAGHKIDEVRVETHTFQYLYAEGDQFHFMNNESFEQITLNKNVLDNPDLLKEGTNVMIQINAETEAPLSVDMPASIILEVTYAEPGVKGNTATNATKSATVETGATVNVPLFINEGDKIKIDTATGSYMERVKE
- the lpxA gene encoding acyl-ACP--UDP-N-acetylglucosamine O-acyltransferase, yielding MNQPLAYVHPGAKIAKNVVIEPFTTIHNNVVIGDGTWIGSNVTIMEGARIGKNCNIFPGAVISAVPQDLKFGGEDSLAIIGDNCTIRECVTINRGTVASGQTVIGDNCLVMAYAHIAHDCVVGNNAIIVNGVALAGHVIVGNYAVIGGLAAVHQFIHIGDHAMISGGSLVRKDVPPFTKAAKEPLSYVGINSIGLRRRGFTTEKIREIQDIYRILYQKNYNTTQAIGIIEAEMEATPERDEILDFIRNSSRGVMKGYSGNY